In Candidatus Desulfofervidus auxilii, the following proteins share a genomic window:
- a CDS encoding stage 0 sporulation protein, with the protein MKLIGIKLRGDNRIYKFSADEDIKKGDYVIIKLEKGECIGKVIELFEVPDNFSFPKIERKATKSDIKKDQKNAELEKTAFQFCSERVLAHGLEMKLVRVECLFDRSKLIFYYTADGRVDFRELLKDLVKRFRMRIELRQIGVRNETQMIGGIGPCGRELCCSLFLKSFATVSVKMAKEQHVSLNPEKISGVCGRLMCCLNYEFPIYQAFKKGLPACGEIIKVGDIEGKIIRYSLPRNSMFIETKEGREIEIKLEELKGVCDL; encoded by the coding sequence ATGAAATTAATTGGCATAAAGTTAAGAGGAGATAATCGCATTTATAAATTTAGTGCTGATGAGGATATAAAAAAGGGGGATTATGTTATTATAAAATTGGAAAAAGGTGAATGTATTGGAAAGGTAATTGAGTTGTTTGAAGTGCCTGATAATTTTTCATTTCCTAAGATTGAAAGGAAGGCTACAAAAAGTGATATTAAAAAAGATCAAAAAAATGCTGAATTAGAAAAAACAGCATTTCAATTTTGTTCTGAGCGAGTTTTAGCGCATGGACTTGAGATGAAATTAGTTAGAGTAGAATGTCTTTTTGATAGAAGCAAGCTTATATTTTATTACACAGCAGATGGAAGGGTAGATTTTAGAGAATTATTGAAAGATTTAGTTAAAAGATTTCGAATGAGAATAGAATTGCGTCAAATAGGTGTGAGAAATGAAACACAGATGATTGGTGGGATAGGGCCATGTGGAAGAGAATTGTGTTGTAGTCTTTTTTTAAAAAGTTTTGCTACAGTTTCTGTAAAAATGGCAAAAGAACAACATGTTTCTCTTAATCCAGAAAAAATATCTGGTGTTTGTGGTCGATTAATGTGTTGTCTTAATTATGAATTTCCAATTTATCAAGCATTTAAAAAAGGTTTGCCTGCATGCGGTGAAATTATTAAAGTAGGAGATATTGAAGGGAAAATAATAAGGTATAGCCTTCCTAGAAATTCAATGTTTATTGAGACAAAAGAAGGAAGAGAGATAGAAATAAAACTTGAAGAATTAAAAGGAGTGTGTGATTTATGA
- a CDS encoding zinc ribbon domain-containing protein, translating to MPIYEFFCEQCGHTFEIIQGIDAPAPNCPICGGKTKKLISSIFFKVATDEAIKRVEKRFKDYIRWGKYKDAAKFADKAAQYLKHDKIKRMQESIQKKLEKKKQI from the coding sequence ATGCCTATATATGAATTTTTTTGTGAGCAATGTGGACATACCTTTGAGATTATTCAAGGCATAGATGCCCCTGCACCAAATTGTCCAATATGTGGAGGTAAAACAAAAAAATTAATATCATCTATATTTTTTAAAGTAGCTACAGATGAGGCTATTAAACGTGTGGAAAAACGATTTAAGGATTATATTAGATGGGGGAAATATAAGGATGCAGCCAAATTTGCTGATAAGGCTGCTCAATATTTAAAACATGATAAGATTAAAAGGATGCAGGAAAGTATTCAAAAGAAGCTTGAGAAAAAGAAACAAATATGA
- the hemL gene encoding glutamate-1-semialdehyde 2,1-aminomutase: MSRSELLWEKAKTLLPGGVNSPVRAWGSVRGEPLFIERAKGSKVYDVDGNEYIDYVCSWGPMIVGHANDEVIEAIEKTAKKGTSFGAPTVLEVELAEIITEAFPSIEKVRMVNSGTEATMSALRLARAYTGRDKVVKFNGCYHGHADSFLVKAGSGLATFGIPASPGVPEDLTKHTISLPYNDISAVEKTFEQIGEEIACVIVEPVAGNMGVILPEDGFLQGLRKITQKYKSVLIFDEVITGFRISFGGAQAYYNIEPDLTCLGKIIGGGLPVGAYGGKKEIMSLIAPEGDVYQAGTLSGNPLAMSAGIATLKILKRSGVYENLEKKTKRLVNGIKEAAKKYDIPLQINQIASMFSIFFNKNPVKNYETALKSDNEMFIKYFYGMLKRGIYLAPSAYEASFVSIAHTDEDIDKTIEAVDKTFKEIKEG; the protein is encoded by the coding sequence ATGTCTAGGTCAGAATTATTATGGGAAAAGGCAAAAACATTATTGCCAGGAGGGGTAAATAGCCCTGTTAGGGCATGGGGATCTGTAAGAGGGGAACCTCTTTTTATAGAAAGGGCAAAGGGGTCAAAGGTTTATGATGTAGATGGTAATGAATATATTGATTATGTCTGCTCATGGGGGCCAATGATTGTTGGTCATGCAAATGATGAAGTGATAGAGGCAATTGAAAAGACTGCAAAAAAAGGAACAAGTTTTGGCGCTCCAACTGTTTTAGAAGTAGAATTAGCAGAAATAATTACTGAGGCATTTCCCTCAATAGAAAAAGTGAGGATGGTAAATTCTGGAACCGAAGCAACAATGAGTGCATTGAGATTGGCTAGGGCTTATACTGGTAGGGATAAAGTAGTTAAATTTAATGGATGTTATCATGGTCATGCAGACAGTTTTTTAGTAAAAGCAGGTTCTGGTTTAGCTACTTTTGGTATACCAGCCTCTCCAGGTGTGCCAGAAGATTTGACAAAGCATACTATTTCTTTACCTTATAATGATATTTCTGCTGTAGAAAAAACCTTTGAGCAAATAGGAGAAGAGATTGCCTGTGTCATTGTTGAACCTGTTGCAGGTAATATGGGGGTAATCTTGCCAGAAGATGGTTTTTTGCAAGGATTACGTAAAATTACACAAAAATATAAAAGTGTCCTAATTTTTGATGAGGTTATAACGGGATTTCGCATTAGTTTTGGTGGTGCTCAAGCATATTATAATATTGAACCTGATTTAACTTGTTTAGGTAAGATTATTGGTGGAGGATTGCCAGTTGGAGCCTATGGTGGAAAAAAAGAGATTATGTCTCTTATTGCTCCAGAAGGAGATGTTTATCAAGCAGGAACACTTTCTGGTAATCCATTGGCTATGAGTGCTGGTATTGCTACTTTAAAGATTTTAAAAAGGTCTGGAGTATATGAAAATCTTGAAAAAAAGACAAAAAGATTAGTAAATGGTATTAAAGAGGCAGCAAAAAAATATGACATCCCTTTACAAATTAATCAGATTGCTTCAATGTTTTCTATTTTCTTTAATAAAAATCCAGTAAAAAATTATGAAACTGCCTTAAAGAGTGATAATGAAATGTTTATTAAATATTTTTATGGTATGTTAAAAAGAGGGATTTATTTAGCCCCTTCAGCTTATGAAGCTAGTTTTGTCTCTATTGCCCATACTGATGAGGATATTGATAAAACAATTGAGGCAGTAGATAAAACCTTTAAAGAGATAAAGGAGGGGTAA
- a CDS encoding bifunctional precorrin-2 dehydrogenase/sirohydrochlorin ferrochelatase: MRYYPILLDLKGKNCLVVGGGQVAWRKIKRLLDCGAKVKVVAREVLPELKEAIDKKNVIYLGKEYKSEFLKDTFLVIGATDDEELNQKLSIEANNINILCNIVDQPEKCNFIVPSVVVRGDLIIAISTSGKSPALAKRLRLRLEKEFGEEYAHFLNLLGKIRDIIKKKIPDQKQREIIFAKLVDSELLDYFKKKDLEAIKKYLKKIIPESDSLFGKDF, encoded by the coding sequence ATGCGTTATTATCCTATTTTACTTGATTTGAAAGGGAAAAATTGTCTTGTAGTAGGAGGTGGACAGGTTGCTTGGCGTAAGATTAAAAGGCTCTTAGATTGTGGAGCAAAAGTGAAAGTAGTTGCTAGAGAAGTTTTACCTGAATTAAAAGAGGCAATTGATAAAAAAAATGTGATATATTTAGGGAAAGAATATAAATCAGAGTTTTTAAAAGATACATTTTTAGTTATTGGGGCTACTGATGATGAAGAACTTAATCAAAAATTAAGCATAGAGGCAAATAATATCAATATCCTTTGTAATATTGTAGATCAGCCAGAAAAATGTAATTTTATTGTTCCCTCAGTGGTAGTAAGGGGTGATTTGATTATTGCTATATCTACTAGTGGAAAGAGTCCAGCTTTAGCTAAAAGATTGCGTTTAAGATTGGAAAAGGAGTTTGGTGAAGAATATGCCCATTTTTTAAATTTATTAGGGAAAATTAGGGATATAATAAAAAAGAAAATACCTGATCAAAAACAAAGAGAAATTATTTTTGCAAAGCTTGTGGATTCTGAATTATTAGATTATTTTAAGAAAAAGGATTTAGAAGCAATTAAAAAATATCTTAAAAAGATTATTCCAGAATCAGATAGCTTGTTTGGAAAAGACTTTTAG
- a CDS encoding tetratricopeptide repeat protein has product MVKQEKFEALKKLIQSGNLIEAEQAILEAMLKEPEEHRYKFLLAELALKRNTIEKAERLCKEALSKLPTERYGLFLKGKILLAKGTKKAAKEAMEIFEYLFNQSKTKSTLYWLLQAYLKAKEPKKAWEILQSVPFSLQDTPALRLLQAKILIALKRYKEALKVYELLLKESPQDMKLKRKILLLKKQIKGKEKWQKEMEIIARLPSAEKDIILLLAQAETAKEQGKIKEAISFYEKVLKIDPENREANLNLGFVLIKSEDPNLIDAGIEKLKQFFLEEPYFHPVRSALFSACERYGKIDYLLRILEDALNLHPEKVKIFGWIKRYQKKIKNAAHC; this is encoded by the coding sequence ATGGTCAAACAGGAAAAGTTTGAAGCCTTAAAAAAACTGATTCAAAGTGGTAATTTGATAGAAGCAGAACAAGCCATATTAGAAGCAATGTTAAAAGAACCAGAAGAGCATCGCTATAAATTTCTTTTGGCGGAATTAGCTTTAAAGAGAAATACAATTGAAAAGGCAGAAAGACTTTGTAAGGAAGCATTAAGTAAATTGCCTACAGAAAGATATGGTCTTTTTTTAAAAGGAAAAATCCTTTTAGCAAAAGGAACAAAAAAAGCAGCTAAAGAGGCAATGGAGATATTTGAATATTTATTTAATCAATCAAAAACAAAATCTACCCTTTACTGGCTCCTTCAAGCCTATCTAAAGGCTAAAGAACCTAAAAAAGCTTGGGAAATTTTGCAAAGTGTCCCCTTTTCTCTTCAAGATACCCCTGCTTTACGTCTCCTTCAGGCAAAAATTCTTATTGCTTTAAAAAGATATAAAGAGGCATTAAAAGTTTATGAACTTTTATTAAAAGAATCACCTCAAGATATGAAATTAAAAAGAAAAATCCTTTTATTAAAAAAGCAGATAAAAGGAAAAGAAAAATGGCAGAAAGAAATGGAAATCATTGCCCGCTTACCATCAGCAGAAAAGGATATTATTTTGCTTTTGGCTCAAGCAGAAACAGCTAAAGAACAGGGAAAAATTAAAGAAGCTATATCTTTTTATGAAAAGGTATTAAAGATTGACCCAGAAAATAGGGAAGCAAATCTAAATTTGGGTTTTGTTTTAATAAAATCTGAAGATCCAAATTTGATAGATGCTGGAATTGAAAAATTAAAACAATTTTTTTTGGAAGAGCCTTATTTTCACCCAGTTAGAAGTGCCCTTTTTTCTGCCTGTGAGCGTTATGGAAAGATAGATTATTTATTGCGTATATTAGAAGATGCTTTAAATCTCCATCCTGAAAAAGTAAAAATTTTTGGTTGGATAAAAAGATATCAAAAAAAGATAAAAAATGCAGCGCATTGCTGA
- a CDS encoding DUF6079 family protein, with the protein MQRIADLISLPEIKTVIHLNDAFSPYARNFLKEIVFTKEVNQAFRAIYHSLSEEKGKGFFIEGGYGSGKSHFLVSLYLYLTTQKIPPVPGLPEIKGSWLVVPISLLDYSNEIRLQEIVLDAFNQVLEKKFKKGIIPSQFIEQLKKLLSSYKSELSQFTKELGISEDDFFDLKYWPYLRQFFEKLNLPYRPVLERHSIMEKLHQVLKEEGYKGAILLIDELSEFLKSKPTISDFQEDIRFLQFLGETATNIPLWIIATLQEQLETTGDVPQDAYAKIKDRYPIRFVFSGTHIEEIVSERLVKKNPQARAYLEELFLEFKKTFNYLPFNEEQWIRLYPVHPLTIQLLDELRGLFSQHRGAIDFVYSRLKGDKKRNIPALLDAPPKTLLSPTLIFDHFLDRIRETLETNPYYEKVYRFYEKIVPRLFDDIEMQKIAISLIKLLILLAISPIKHKPTIKDLTLALLYPFTDLDPTLNFRFIHDILIRLQQEGAYLRHETGNEWIEDRFYLDLEEDTQFLIRTRFHQLKQSILPGDERIYNFVFENAVSSVIPFKELKEIQEVNIIWKNTRRNGVIYFLPAKELSHFLKNIDNTKDFHLFILRLPVPENFILPSLPKGVGVWIPEKADEKVLKAAFIYGQLVERYQAETTREKKLREAAKAHYEEAIKQATQEIVWAYRKGTLYFSEKENTQILLLDASQWLRLLEGISAFILEKRYPLHHLIAPHMLPPPLFQRQQLVDALIIPGEIILKREDKPIKILIEGLLRPLGILKKIPGGYRVIIESSRSPLVKFLLSAFEDKNIHTKDEIFNYLRFSEFGLCLEQCELLLLAFIHRGLLAPYRQGKYLTPAKINLTTLDKIDKLEITKTLSSEDINLLVNLPFLPERLKGIELTVTQQITLWDEIKRFKENLFPLFQGLKDLLTRHHPALVSSDLTLAKETLEQFENILNSIKVSLPATEGLKRLASTLKEITFIDILYARLQAMLKFYEKRERIFFIYDYLHHPDLQIPSNETKLNQIYEETRSIFKKNLLFNPSLLESLEEKFNRFYEYYVNIYEESHNLAFSQERFHPYLTLRQDETYKLLKNWATLPVLPARAYLEEIEAELNQVLKRFCQLDVKEQLKQKPICSCNFKLGEVIELPPASVFLSKMQQGINACFEALKTPPLKSRLESYMEGLKEIGKKEQAKQIKALLSGKGEIKDWLKLTSELKKALSEGIKIVERNLDVLIARLKGQSLPKAKLEAIFKDWLEGKEGILPDTYIRVTASTTGVPPALELALREREPDFLPLAQKWKERFYALLVYIAWCHLHQLPITVAAELSGLPETEWIEKQTSLLKLAIKLLEEETFIQWAQGLEDEDALWQHLRIYQPKLSLALERERLFPHLKSRILAHLLESGEKISISSLDEETKNLVKAYQFLESLINEPLSEIPTSSQWEKFYQKKIFYMEWQLGIVFESNLPQELKKKILQKIINFRKKLDTQFKAFYERQSFKNPSLPSQGTGLLLDGLRYDIYLILKEKLFPTLGYKVKEEKFYWAKSPTDTYTQLTSLNLDNFLENISPGLHLLKKGNLKIFKVDLIDTYFHQTHLFPHQVANEIVIQLKNILKPLLKGTKKIYLFSDHGFRLKLSALSKHTYKEPLYTHGNISLEEVLVPWAVLE; encoded by the coding sequence ATGCAGCGCATTGCTGATTTAATCAGTTTGCCAGAGATTAAAACTGTTATTCATTTAAATGATGCATTTTCTCCTTATGCAAGAAATTTTTTAAAAGAAATTGTATTTACAAAAGAAGTAAATCAAGCATTTAGGGCTATTTATCACAGTCTTTCTGAAGAAAAAGGAAAAGGTTTTTTTATTGAAGGTGGTTATGGCAGTGGAAAGTCACATTTCCTTGTAAGTCTTTATCTTTATCTTACTACCCAGAAAATCCCGCCTGTGCCTGGTTTACCTGAAATTAAGGGCTCTTGGCTAGTAGTACCTATTTCTCTTTTAGACTATAGTAATGAAATTCGCTTGCAAGAAATTGTTTTAGATGCTTTTAATCAAGTTTTAGAAAAAAAATTTAAAAAAGGTATCATCCCATCTCAATTCATAGAGCAGTTAAAAAAACTGCTTTCATCCTATAAATCAGAGCTTTCTCAGTTTACAAAAGAACTAGGTATATCAGAAGATGATTTTTTTGACTTAAAATATTGGCCGTACTTACGGCAATTTTTTGAAAAATTAAATCTCCCTTATCGTCCAGTTTTAGAAAGACACAGCATAATGGAAAAACTTCATCAGGTATTAAAAGAAGAAGGTTATAAAGGGGCAATATTGTTAATTGATGAGTTATCTGAATTTCTAAAATCAAAGCCTACAATCTCTGACTTTCAAGAAGATATTAGATTTTTGCAATTTTTGGGTGAAACAGCAACAAATATACCCCTTTGGATCATTGCTACATTGCAAGAGCAATTAGAAACCACAGGTGATGTTCCCCAAGATGCTTATGCCAAAATTAAAGACAGATACCCGATACGTTTTGTGTTTTCTGGCACTCACATAGAGGAGATTGTCAGTGAACGTTTGGTGAAAAAAAATCCACAAGCCAGAGCATACCTTGAAGAGCTTTTTTTAGAATTTAAAAAGACTTTTAATTATTTACCATTTAATGAGGAGCAATGGATAAGACTTTATCCAGTGCATCCCTTAACTATCCAATTATTAGATGAATTAAGAGGACTCTTTTCACAACATCGAGGTGCAATTGACTTTGTTTATAGCCGTTTAAAAGGAGATAAAAAAAGGAATATTCCTGCACTTTTAGATGCACCTCCTAAAACTTTGCTTTCTCCTACCCTTATCTTTGATCATTTTCTTGACCGCATCAGAGAAACCTTAGAAACAAATCCTTATTATGAAAAAGTGTATCGGTTTTATGAAAAAATTGTTCCTCGTCTTTTTGATGATATAGAAATGCAAAAAATAGCTATTTCTCTTATTAAATTATTAATCCTTTTAGCCATTTCACCTATAAAACACAAACCTACAATAAAAGATTTAACTTTGGCACTACTTTACCCCTTTACAGATTTAGATCCAACTCTTAATTTTAGATTTATTCACGACATATTGATTCGCCTTCAGCAAGAAGGGGCTTATTTACGTCATGAGACAGGCAATGAATGGATAGAAGATAGATTTTATTTAGATTTAGAAGAAGACACTCAATTTCTCATTCGTACACGTTTTCATCAGTTAAAACAAAGCATTTTACCAGGTGATGAACGCATTTATAACTTTGTTTTTGAAAATGCTGTTTCTTCTGTTATTCCTTTTAAGGAATTAAAAGAAATACAAGAAGTAAACATTATTTGGAAAAATACAAGGCGTAATGGAGTTATTTATTTTTTACCTGCTAAAGAACTTTCTCATTTTTTAAAAAATATAGATAACACAAAAGATTTTCATCTTTTTATTTTACGTCTTCCTGTTCCAGAAAACTTTATTTTGCCATCTTTACCTAAAGGAGTCGGGGTTTGGATACCAGAAAAAGCAGATGAAAAAGTGCTTAAAGCTGCTTTTATTTATGGACAACTAGTAGAGAGATATCAAGCTGAAACAACAAGAGAAAAAAAACTAAGAGAGGCTGCTAAAGCACACTATGAAGAAGCTATAAAGCAGGCTACACAAGAGATAGTTTGGGCATATAGGAAAGGTACACTTTATTTTTCAGAAAAAGAAAATACCCAAATATTACTTCTTGATGCAAGTCAATGGTTACGTTTATTGGAAGGCATTTCTGCCTTTATATTAGAAAAACGCTATCCATTGCATCATTTAATTGCACCTCATATGTTACCCCCTCCCCTTTTTCAACGTCAGCAATTGGTAGATGCCCTTATTATACCAGGAGAAATTATCCTAAAACGAGAAGATAAACCAATTAAGATATTAATTGAAGGGCTATTAAGACCTCTTGGCATTTTAAAAAAAATTCCAGGAGGCTATCGGGTAATAATTGAGAGCTCTCGTTCTCCTTTAGTAAAATTTCTTCTTTCTGCCTTTGAAGACAAAAACATCCACACAAAAGATGAGATTTTTAATTATTTGCGCTTTAGTGAATTTGGCTTATGTTTAGAACAATGTGAATTACTTTTATTAGCGTTTATCCATAGAGGTCTTTTAGCTCCATATCGACAAGGTAAATACTTAACACCAGCTAAAATAAATTTAACTACTTTAGACAAAATAGATAAACTGGAAATCACAAAAACCCTTTCTTCAGAAGATATAAATCTATTAGTCAATTTGCCTTTTTTGCCTGAAAGACTTAAAGGTATAGAACTCACAGTTACCCAACAAATTACACTTTGGGATGAGATAAAAAGATTTAAAGAAAATTTATTTCCTCTATTTCAAGGATTAAAAGACTTACTTACAAGACATCATCCAGCCCTTGTTTCTTCAGATTTGACTTTAGCAAAAGAAACTTTAGAACAGTTTGAAAATATCTTAAATAGCATTAAGGTTTCTCTTCCAGCTACAGAGGGGCTAAAACGATTAGCAAGCACTTTAAAAGAAATTACATTTATTGATATTCTTTATGCCCGTTTGCAAGCTATGCTTAAGTTTTATGAAAAAAGAGAAAGGATATTTTTTATTTATGATTATCTTCATCATCCAGATTTACAGATTCCATCAAATGAAACCAAATTAAATCAAATTTATGAGGAAACACGTTCTATATTTAAAAAAAATTTGCTTTTTAATCCCTCTTTGCTTGAAAGTTTAGAAGAAAAATTTAATAGATTTTACGAATACTATGTAAATATTTATGAAGAAAGCCATAATTTGGCATTTTCACAAGAGCGTTTTCATCCCTATCTTACTTTGCGTCAGGATGAAACATATAAACTGCTTAAAAACTGGGCAACGCTTCCAGTTTTGCCAGCCAGGGCATATCTTGAAGAAATAGAAGCTGAGCTAAATCAGGTATTAAAAAGATTTTGTCAATTGGATGTAAAAGAGCAACTGAAACAAAAACCTATTTGTAGTTGTAATTTTAAACTTGGTGAAGTCATTGAGCTTCCACCTGCCTCTGTATTTTTGTCAAAGATGCAACAAGGCATCAATGCCTGTTTTGAAGCATTAAAAACGCCTCCTTTAAAGTCTCGTCTTGAATCCTATATGGAAGGGCTTAAAGAAATTGGTAAAAAAGAACAAGCTAAACAAATTAAAGCACTTTTAAGTGGAAAAGGAGAAATAAAGGATTGGTTAAAGCTTACCTCTGAATTAAAAAAAGCATTATCAGAAGGGATAAAAATCGTAGAAAGAAATCTTGATGTCCTTATTGCCAGACTTAAAGGGCAAAGTCTACCAAAGGCAAAGCTTGAAGCCATATTTAAAGATTGGCTTGAAGGAAAAGAAGGAATTTTGCCAGATACTTATATCCGTGTTACTGCTTCTACTACAGGTGTACCACCTGCATTAGAGCTTGCCTTAAGAGAACGAGAACCTGATTTTTTGCCTTTAGCGCAAAAATGGAAAGAACGATTTTATGCACTTTTAGTCTATATTGCCTGGTGTCATTTACATCAATTACCCATTACAGTAGCAGCAGAGCTTTCAGGATTACCTGAAACAGAATGGATAGAAAAACAAACAAGCCTTTTAAAATTAGCCATAAAGCTTTTAGAAGAAGAGACATTTATACAATGGGCACAAGGATTAGAAGATGAAGATGCCCTTTGGCAACATTTAAGAATCTATCAACCAAAACTTTCTTTGGCTTTAGAGCGAGAAAGACTTTTTCCACATCTTAAAAGTCGCATACTTGCTCATTTACTTGAAAGTGGAGAAAAAATTTCTATTTCATCATTAGATGAAGAAACAAAAAATCTAGTTAAAGCCTATCAATTCTTAGAAAGTTTAATAAATGAACCTTTAAGTGAAATTCCCACTTCCTCTCAATGGGAAAAATTTTATCAAAAAAAGATTTTCTACATGGAGTGGCAATTAGGGATTGTTTTTGAAAGTAATTTACCGCAAGAATTGAAAAAGAAAATTTTGCAAAAAATTATAAATTTTAGAAAAAAACTAGATACACAGTTTAAAGCATTTTATGAAAGACAAAGTTTTAAAAATCCCTCTTTACCTTCGCAAGGAACAGGTCTTCTTTTAGATGGATTACGTTATGACATTTATCTTATATTAAAAGAAAAGCTTTTTCCTACTTTAGGCTACAAAGTAAAAGAAGAGAAATTTTACTGGGCAAAATCTCCAACAGATACATATACACAATTAACTTCCCTTAATTTGGATAATTTTTTAGAAAATATTTCACCTGGATTACATCTTCTTAAAAAAGGAAACTTAAAAATATTTAAAGTTGATTTAATTGATACCTACTTTCACCAAACACACCTTTTCCCACATCAAGTAGCAAATGAAATCGTCATACAATTAAAAAATATTTTAAAACCATTGCTTAAAGGAACAAAAAAAATTTATCTTTTTTCTGACCATGGCTTCCGTTTAAAACTCTCTGCCCTTTCAAAACACACTTACAAAGAGCCCCTTTATACTCATGGAAATATCTCTTTAGAAGAAGTCCTTGTCCCTTGGGCAGTGCTTGAATGA